In Drosophila simulans strain w501 chromosome X, Prin_Dsim_3.1, whole genome shotgun sequence, one DNA window encodes the following:
- the LOC6740068 gene encoding serine/arginine repetitive matrix protein 1 isoform X1, giving the protein MSDINDDLLNYELGDDIDDQALLGADEDELLLSDEELEKDVTSEVKLQMRAEAEEWAQEQIRQHERKHKEQLQADATAATEATVAATTTAEVAQPELASTPAPAPVPAKPLVAQVEKQIDAAHAAVESEPANELVSASRSESPQQQAKEEAPPADCAEKEATQNNGNSEEPAENAGSQSEGERGLGLCSLLASSQESLPSASSASVISELPDPREDDEEREERTNYKTASERSDNNLRQHQEHAHMSPYQHQQRRHHGHGDKPRVGGGGRFMHGQQQQQQSQMGKPPRGIGTRHHLLRNPSPISPIFGIQQQRMGMAGMQPPPQRYGMPGNAPPPQHLALMSTPVGAAPTTACILPLTVPVSPLTLSIPQAHPSHQVHQQQQQTLSNPTFIPIPGQYPATQPPNQSPQQAPTNTQQPHSAPASPLHTPTHSHMMHHSHNPNGGVLPHLLPHPHEQVRVGLLQPPPLAYAPNPGGYRNGALLGPGPGPGLHQQHQSPHQQQSGMRPPLYRNAPPSYGYDQGHPPQHPPQFMRPHNGWRPQGDNARMQRPPLQTLPPHMMPGAPPNYANGMGMRGPPPQQQQSQQPPQQQPTPQQAGNPLQQAVNPGQPPQQPNGPPQQQGSSSVPRVSKVLINPNFKGGVEAATNKFIKETHFMPAINSEAELLRQQEEFINKNRQYFEKRRMERSPPSSGSSTGAATSGQAGERRRTRSRSRSRGRSYSPVKRVERERERERERERDRERERDRERDRERYGANRAAGNRGFRRASSRDRDENRGAASTASVQGAGGAASSGAAPPKRRRSGSAGGGTARNPFSGEPRGRPSETGNRSMPSDEDEETRNYRLEIEKQKQLREKIMRDKELKRRRAAEEKLHEEKRAEQHNTSPARDDQEVAAGLGSAAPTAAASKHRPAASVGERKVISLKRRDDQDAGSVRSRQAQGSQSNAQAGQGQQQQQQPARKQLTAAKIAPEAKRSITDHLAPSSKQHHHHHQQHQTAAAPSRTVVLGSGAVAGGTPPKPRDMLRLGTPSDDEVELDYDDDDLLLDEEDRLLATPSPPPQKASSKRSATPERNHKAMRGGSSTTAPSFSSNQRRVVLKPTSNGSSSGGGDQQQLSHGGRQRDRRRGGEDSALQRKGGAGSVGGGGSSSSGSGGGIFDRLKKRVAVSGGGSSGGGGGSSHKQRSKAPARIVLKHD; this is encoded by the exons ATGTCGGACATTAA CGATGACCTGCTCAACTACGAGCTGGGCGATGACATCGATGACCAGGCTCTTCTCGGCGCCGACGAGGATGAGTTGCTACTCTCGGACGAAG AGCTCGAAAAGGATGTCACCAGCGAGGTGAAGTTGCAGATGCGCGCCGAGGCCGAGGAGTGGGCCCAGGAGCAGATCAGACAGCACGAGCGCAAGCACAAGGAGCAATTGCAGGCGGATGCGACTGCAGCGACTGAAGCGACTGTTGCAGCCACGACCACGGCAGAGGTGGCGCAACCAGAGCTCGCTTCAACTCCTGCTCcggctcctgttcctgctaAACCTCTAGTCGCTCAGGTGGAGAAACAAATTGACGCAGCCCACGCGGCTGTGGAATCTGAGCCAGCGAATGAACTGGTGTCAGCCAGTCGCTCGGAATCCCCACAACAGCAAGCTAAAGAGGAAGCGCCTCCAGCTGATTGCGCCGAAAAGGAGGCGACTCAGAATAATGGCAACAGCGAGGAGCCAGCTGAGAACGCTGGCAGTCAGAGTGAGGGTGAACGAGGACTGGGCTTGTGCTCGCTGCTGGCCTCATCGCAGGAGAGCCTGCCCAGCGCCAGCTCAGCCTCTGTGATTTCAGAGCTACCCGATCCGCGCGAGGACGACGAAGAGCGCGAGGAGCGCACGAACTACAAGACGGCCAGCGAGCGATCCGACAACAATCTGCGGCAGCATCAAgaacacgcacacatgtcGCCctaccagcaccagcagcggCGACACCACGGCCATGGAG ATAAACCCCGCGTTGGCGGAGGTGGACGCTTCATgcatggccagcagcagcagcaacagagcCAGATGGGCAAGCCGCCGCGTGGAATCGGAACGCGCCACCATCTGCTACGCAATCCGTCGCCAATTTCGCCCATTTTCGGCATACAGCAGCAGCGCATGGGCATGGCTGGGATGCAGCCGCCGCCACAGCGATATGGCATGCCGGGTAATGCTCCACCACCGCAGCACCTGGCTCTGATGAGCACGCCAGTGGGTGCTGCTCCCACCACCGCCTGCATTCTCCCACTAACCGTTCCCGTATCCCCGCTCACCCTGTCCATACCGCAAGCCCATCCCAGCCATCAAGttcatcaacaacaacagcaaacactGAGCAATCCGACATTCATTCCAATTCCAGGCCAGTACCCGGCAACTCAGCCACCCAACCAGTCACCACAACAAGCACCGACCAACACACAACAGCCACACAGCGCTCCTGCCTCTCCCCTCCACACTCCCACGCATTCGCACATGATGCACCACAGTCACAATCCGAACGGAGGCGTGCTGCCCCACCTGCTGCCGCATCCGCACGAGCAGGTGCGTGTGGGTCTGCTGCAACCACCGCCGCTGGCATATGCGCCCAATCCGGGTGGCTATCGCAATGGAGCACTTCTGGGTCCGGGACCGGGACCTGGGCTACATCAGCAACACCAGTCGCCGCACCAGCAGCAGTCGGGCATGCGTCCGCCGCTGTATCGGAACGCCCCGCCATCGTACGGCTACGACCAGGGACATCCACCCCAGCATCCGCCGCAGTTCATGCGGCCGCACAACGGCTGGCGACCGCAGGGCGACAATGCGCGCATGCAGCGACCTCCACTGCAAACGCTGCCACCGCACATGATGCCCGGCGCACCGCCGAACTATGCCAATGGCATGGGGATGCGAGGACCGCCGccccagcaacagcagtcgcagcagccgccacagcagcagccaacacCGCAGCAGGCGGGCAATCCCCTACAGCAGGCCGTCAATCCTGGCCAGCCGCCGCAACAGCCGAATGgaccgccgcagcagcagggcTCGTCATCGGTGCCCCGGGTCAGCAAGGTGCTCATCAATCCGAATTTCAAGGGCGGCGTTGAAGCGGCTACCAACAAGTTCATCAAGGAGACGCACTTTATGCCCGCCATTAACAGCGAGGCCGAGTTGCTGCGCCAGCAGGAGGAGTTCATCAACAAGAATCGACAGTACTTTGAGAAGCGACGGATGGAACGCTCGCCGCCGTCGTCGGGCTCCTCCACCGGAGCAGCCACCTCCGGCCAGGCAGGCGAACGGAGGCGAACACGTAGCCGCAGTCGCTCTCGTGGTCGCAGTTACTCACCCGTTAAGCGCGTGGAGAGGGAACgcgagcgggagcgggagcgcgAGAGGGATCGTGAAAGGGAGCGGGATCGGGAGCGAGATCGTGAGCGATATGGCGCCAATCGGGCGGCAGGAAACCGAGGTTTCCGACGGGCATCCAGTCGGGATAGAGACGAGAATCGTGGTGCAGCAAGCACCGCCAGTGTCCAAGGAGCGGGCGGAGCAGCATCCAGCGGAGCTGCGCCCCCCAAGCGGCGAAGGAGTGGCTCGGCCGGAGGAGGCACTGCCCGCAATCCATTCTCTGGCGAGCCGCGCGGCCGACCATCCGAAACAGGCAACCGCAGTATG CCCagcgacgaggacgaggagacCCGCAACTATCGCCTGGAGATCGAGAAGCAGAAGCAACTGCGCGAGAAGATCATGCGAGACAAGGAGCTGAAGCGTCGGCGCGCAGCCGAGGAGAAGCTACACGAG GAGAAACGCGCCGAGCAGCACAACACTTCGCCAGCCCGCGACGACCAGGAAGTGGCCGCCGGACTAGGATCTGCAGCGcccacagcagcagcgtcTAAGCATCGGCCAGCCGCGTCAGTCGGCGAGCGCAAGGTGATCTCGCTGAAGCGTCGCGACGACCAGGATGCGGGCAGCGTACGCAGCAGGCAGGCACAGGGATCGCAGTCCAATGCTCAGGCAGGCCaaggccagcagcagcagcagcagccggcgCGCAAGCAACTAACGGCGGCGAAGATAGCGCCAGAGGCAAAGCGCAGTATAACCGATCACCTGGCGCCATCCTCcaagcagcatcatcatcatcatcagcagcatcagacTGCAGCGGCGCCGTCGAGAACGGTGGTACTGGGATCGGGAGCTGTGGCCGGCGGCACGCCGCCGAAGCCGCGCGATATGCTGCGCCTGGGCACGCCCAGCGACGATGAAGTGGAGCTGGACTATGATGACGATGACCTGCTGCTGGACGAGGAGGATCGTTtgttggccacgccatcgccgccgccgcagaAGGCGAGCAGCAAGAGATCGGCCACGCCGGAGCGGAACCACAAGGCGATGCGCGGCGGCAGCTCGACAACAGCGCCCAGCTTTAGCTCCAACCAGCGGCGAGTGGTGCTCAAGCCGACCAgcaatggcagcagcagcggcggtggAGATCAGCAGCAGTTGTCGCACGGCGGCAGGCAGCGGGATCGGAGGCGAGGTGGAGAGGATAGCGCACTGCAGCGGAAAGGTGGAGCAGGCAGCGTTGGCggaggcggcagcagcagctcgggATCTGGCGGAGGGATCTTCGATCGGCTGAAGAAGCGTGTGGCCGTCTCAGGAGGAGGGAGCAGCGGTGGAGGCGGCGGGAGCAGCCACAAGCAGCGATCCAAGGCGCCCGCCCGCATCGTACTCAAGCACGATTGA
- the LOC6740068 gene encoding serine/arginine repetitive matrix protein 1 isoform X2: MSDINDDLLNYELGDDIDDQALLGADEDELLLSDEELEKDVTSEVKLQMRAEAEEWAQEQIRQHERKHKEQLQADATAATEATVAATTTAEVAQPELASTPAPAPVPAKPLVAQVEKQIDAAHAAVESEPANELVSASRSESPQQQAKEEAPPADCAEKEATQNNGNSEEPAENAGSQSEGERGLGLCSLLASSQESLPSASSASVISELPDPREDDEEREERTNYKTASERSDNNLRQHQEHAHMSPYQHQQRRHHGHGDKPRVGGGGRFMHGQQQQQQSQMGKPPRGIGTRHHLLRNPSPISPIFGIQQQRMGMAGMQPPPQRYGMPGQYPATQPPNQSPQQAPTNTQQPHSAPASPLHTPTHSHMMHHSHNPNGGVLPHLLPHPHEQVRVGLLQPPPLAYAPNPGGYRNGALLGPGPGPGLHQQHQSPHQQQSGMRPPLYRNAPPSYGYDQGHPPQHPPQFMRPHNGWRPQGDNARMQRPPLQTLPPHMMPGAPPNYANGMGMRGPPPQQQQSQQPPQQQPTPQQAGNPLQQAVNPGQPPQQPNGPPQQQGSSSVPRVSKVLINPNFKGGVEAATNKFIKETHFMPAINSEAELLRQQEEFINKNRQYFEKRRMERSPPSSGSSTGAATSGQAGERRRTRSRSRSRGRSYSPVKRVERERERERERERDRERERDRERDRERYGANRAAGNRGFRRASSRDRDENRGAASTASVQGAGGAASSGAAPPKRRRSGSAGGGTARNPFSGEPRGRPSETGNRSMPSDEDEETRNYRLEIEKQKQLREKIMRDKELKRRRAAEEKLHEEKRAEQHNTSPARDDQEVAAGLGSAAPTAAASKHRPAASVGERKVISLKRRDDQDAGSVRSRQAQGSQSNAQAGQGQQQQQQPARKQLTAAKIAPEAKRSITDHLAPSSKQHHHHHQQHQTAAAPSRTVVLGSGAVAGGTPPKPRDMLRLGTPSDDEVELDYDDDDLLLDEEDRLLATPSPPPQKASSKRSATPERNHKAMRGGSSTTAPSFSSNQRRVVLKPTSNGSSSGGGDQQQLSHGGRQRDRRRGGEDSALQRKGGAGSVGGGGSSSSGSGGGIFDRLKKRVAVSGGGSSGGGGGSSHKQRSKAPARIVLKHD; encoded by the exons ATGTCGGACATTAA CGATGACCTGCTCAACTACGAGCTGGGCGATGACATCGATGACCAGGCTCTTCTCGGCGCCGACGAGGATGAGTTGCTACTCTCGGACGAAG AGCTCGAAAAGGATGTCACCAGCGAGGTGAAGTTGCAGATGCGCGCCGAGGCCGAGGAGTGGGCCCAGGAGCAGATCAGACAGCACGAGCGCAAGCACAAGGAGCAATTGCAGGCGGATGCGACTGCAGCGACTGAAGCGACTGTTGCAGCCACGACCACGGCAGAGGTGGCGCAACCAGAGCTCGCTTCAACTCCTGCTCcggctcctgttcctgctaAACCTCTAGTCGCTCAGGTGGAGAAACAAATTGACGCAGCCCACGCGGCTGTGGAATCTGAGCCAGCGAATGAACTGGTGTCAGCCAGTCGCTCGGAATCCCCACAACAGCAAGCTAAAGAGGAAGCGCCTCCAGCTGATTGCGCCGAAAAGGAGGCGACTCAGAATAATGGCAACAGCGAGGAGCCAGCTGAGAACGCTGGCAGTCAGAGTGAGGGTGAACGAGGACTGGGCTTGTGCTCGCTGCTGGCCTCATCGCAGGAGAGCCTGCCCAGCGCCAGCTCAGCCTCTGTGATTTCAGAGCTACCCGATCCGCGCGAGGACGACGAAGAGCGCGAGGAGCGCACGAACTACAAGACGGCCAGCGAGCGATCCGACAACAATCTGCGGCAGCATCAAgaacacgcacacatgtcGCCctaccagcaccagcagcggCGACACCACGGCCATGGAG ATAAACCCCGCGTTGGCGGAGGTGGACGCTTCATgcatggccagcagcagcagcaacagagcCAGATGGGCAAGCCGCCGCGTGGAATCGGAACGCGCCACCATCTGCTACGCAATCCGTCGCCAATTTCGCCCATTTTCGGCATACAGCAGCAGCGCATGGGCATGGCTGGGATGCAGCCGCCGCCACAGCGATATGGCATGCCGG GCCAGTACCCGGCAACTCAGCCACCCAACCAGTCACCACAACAAGCACCGACCAACACACAACAGCCACACAGCGCTCCTGCCTCTCCCCTCCACACTCCCACGCATTCGCACATGATGCACCACAGTCACAATCCGAACGGAGGCGTGCTGCCCCACCTGCTGCCGCATCCGCACGAGCAGGTGCGTGTGGGTCTGCTGCAACCACCGCCGCTGGCATATGCGCCCAATCCGGGTGGCTATCGCAATGGAGCACTTCTGGGTCCGGGACCGGGACCTGGGCTACATCAGCAACACCAGTCGCCGCACCAGCAGCAGTCGGGCATGCGTCCGCCGCTGTATCGGAACGCCCCGCCATCGTACGGCTACGACCAGGGACATCCACCCCAGCATCCGCCGCAGTTCATGCGGCCGCACAACGGCTGGCGACCGCAGGGCGACAATGCGCGCATGCAGCGACCTCCACTGCAAACGCTGCCACCGCACATGATGCCCGGCGCACCGCCGAACTATGCCAATGGCATGGGGATGCGAGGACCGCCGccccagcaacagcagtcgcagcagccgccacagcagcagccaacacCGCAGCAGGCGGGCAATCCCCTACAGCAGGCCGTCAATCCTGGCCAGCCGCCGCAACAGCCGAATGgaccgccgcagcagcagggcTCGTCATCGGTGCCCCGGGTCAGCAAGGTGCTCATCAATCCGAATTTCAAGGGCGGCGTTGAAGCGGCTACCAACAAGTTCATCAAGGAGACGCACTTTATGCCCGCCATTAACAGCGAGGCCGAGTTGCTGCGCCAGCAGGAGGAGTTCATCAACAAGAATCGACAGTACTTTGAGAAGCGACGGATGGAACGCTCGCCGCCGTCGTCGGGCTCCTCCACCGGAGCAGCCACCTCCGGCCAGGCAGGCGAACGGAGGCGAACACGTAGCCGCAGTCGCTCTCGTGGTCGCAGTTACTCACCCGTTAAGCGCGTGGAGAGGGAACgcgagcgggagcgggagcgcgAGAGGGATCGTGAAAGGGAGCGGGATCGGGAGCGAGATCGTGAGCGATATGGCGCCAATCGGGCGGCAGGAAACCGAGGTTTCCGACGGGCATCCAGTCGGGATAGAGACGAGAATCGTGGTGCAGCAAGCACCGCCAGTGTCCAAGGAGCGGGCGGAGCAGCATCCAGCGGAGCTGCGCCCCCCAAGCGGCGAAGGAGTGGCTCGGCCGGAGGAGGCACTGCCCGCAATCCATTCTCTGGCGAGCCGCGCGGCCGACCATCCGAAACAGGCAACCGCAGTATG CCCagcgacgaggacgaggagacCCGCAACTATCGCCTGGAGATCGAGAAGCAGAAGCAACTGCGCGAGAAGATCATGCGAGACAAGGAGCTGAAGCGTCGGCGCGCAGCCGAGGAGAAGCTACACGAG GAGAAACGCGCCGAGCAGCACAACACTTCGCCAGCCCGCGACGACCAGGAAGTGGCCGCCGGACTAGGATCTGCAGCGcccacagcagcagcgtcTAAGCATCGGCCAGCCGCGTCAGTCGGCGAGCGCAAGGTGATCTCGCTGAAGCGTCGCGACGACCAGGATGCGGGCAGCGTACGCAGCAGGCAGGCACAGGGATCGCAGTCCAATGCTCAGGCAGGCCaaggccagcagcagcagcagcagccggcgCGCAAGCAACTAACGGCGGCGAAGATAGCGCCAGAGGCAAAGCGCAGTATAACCGATCACCTGGCGCCATCCTCcaagcagcatcatcatcatcatcagcagcatcagacTGCAGCGGCGCCGTCGAGAACGGTGGTACTGGGATCGGGAGCTGTGGCCGGCGGCACGCCGCCGAAGCCGCGCGATATGCTGCGCCTGGGCACGCCCAGCGACGATGAAGTGGAGCTGGACTATGATGACGATGACCTGCTGCTGGACGAGGAGGATCGTTtgttggccacgccatcgccgccgccgcagaAGGCGAGCAGCAAGAGATCGGCCACGCCGGAGCGGAACCACAAGGCGATGCGCGGCGGCAGCTCGACAACAGCGCCCAGCTTTAGCTCCAACCAGCGGCGAGTGGTGCTCAAGCCGACCAgcaatggcagcagcagcggcggtggAGATCAGCAGCAGTTGTCGCACGGCGGCAGGCAGCGGGATCGGAGGCGAGGTGGAGAGGATAGCGCACTGCAGCGGAAAGGTGGAGCAGGCAGCGTTGGCggaggcggcagcagcagctcgggATCTGGCGGAGGGATCTTCGATCGGCTGAAGAAGCGTGTGGCCGTCTCAGGAGGAGGGAGCAGCGGTGGAGGCGGCGGGAGCAGCCACAAGCAGCGATCCAAGGCGCCCGCCCGCATCGTACTCAAGCACGATTGA
- the LOC6725628 gene encoding keratin-associated protein 6-2 isoform X2, translating to MKCFFILIATSLVLSACAQDAADSDLEQVASASAPDAVAVEDQVSAASSYAPLQDKKQEKRYVGGYGGYGAGYGAGYGGYGAGYGAGYGGYGSGLGAGYGGAYGSGVGVGVDSYYNPYSSRALGGLDGAAVAGYGGYGSTLGGYGSALGGYGSALGGYGSGLSGYGGSYNSNPYALSYYNSRLGAGAGTGYPYYNTRFGAGGYPSSYYTSNYGNSVVGGGLGALGGVPPIGSGYNYGSGISGTVY from the exons ATGAAGTGCTTT TTTATCCTGATAGCGACCAGTCTGGTGCTGAGTGCATGTGCCCAGGACGCGGCGGATTCTGACCTGGAGCAGGTGGCATCCGCATCGGCACCGGATGCGGTGGCCGTCGAGGATCAGGTGAGCGCCGCCAGCAGCTATGCGCCGCTGCAGGATAAGAAGCAGGAGAAGCGCTATGTTGGTGGATACGGTGGCTACGGAGCGGGCTACGGCGCTGGATACGGCGGCTATGGCGCCGGATATGGCGCAGGATACGGCGGCTATGGCTCTGGCCTGGGAGCCGGCTACGGAGGAGCGTACGGCAGTGGCGTCGGCGTTGGCGTGGACAGCTACTACAATCCGTACAGCTCGCGAGCTCTGGGTGGATTAG ATGGTGCTGCAGTGGCCGGATACGGAGGCTATGGATCCACTCTGGGCGGCTATGGATCCGCTCTGGGCGGCTATGGATCCGCCCTGGGTGGCTATGGATCGGGACTGAGCGGCTATGGTGGCTCCTACAACTCGAATCCCTACGCCCTGTCCTACTACAACAGCAGGCTGGGCGCTGGAGCCGGCACTGGGTATCCGTACTACAACACCCGGTTCGGAGCCGGTGGCTATCCATCCAGTTACTATACGAGCAACTACGGCAACAGCGTGGTGGGCGGCGGCTTGGGCGCTTTGGGCGGAGTGCCGCCCATCGGATCGGGCTATAACTACGGTTCCGGAATCTCGGGAACCGTCTACTAG
- the LOC6725628 gene encoding keratin-associated protein 6-2 isoform X1 yields MKCFFILIATSLVLSACAQDAADSDLEQVASASAPDAVAVEDQVSAASSYAPLQDKKQEKRYVGGYGGYGAGYGAGYGGYGAGYGAGYGGYGSGLGAGYGGAYGSGVGVGVDSYYNPYSSRALGGLGEDGAAVAGYGGYGSTLGGYGSALGGYGSALGGYGSGLSGYGGSYNSNPYALSYYNSRLGAGAGTGYPYYNTRFGAGGYPSSYYTSNYGNSVVGGGLGALGGVPPIGSGYNYGSGISGTVY; encoded by the exons ATGAAGTGCTTT TTTATCCTGATAGCGACCAGTCTGGTGCTGAGTGCATGTGCCCAGGACGCGGCGGATTCTGACCTGGAGCAGGTGGCATCCGCATCGGCACCGGATGCGGTGGCCGTCGAGGATCAGGTGAGCGCCGCCAGCAGCTATGCGCCGCTGCAGGATAAGAAGCAGGAGAAGCGCTATGTTGGTGGATACGGTGGCTACGGAGCGGGCTACGGCGCTGGATACGGCGGCTATGGCGCCGGATATGGCGCAGGATACGGCGGCTATGGCTCTGGCCTGGGAGCCGGCTACGGAGGAGCGTACGGCAGTGGCGTCGGCGTTGGCGTGGACAGCTACTACAATCCGTACAGCTCGCGAGCTCTGGGTGGATTAGGTGAGG ATGGTGCTGCAGTGGCCGGATACGGAGGCTATGGATCCACTCTGGGCGGCTATGGATCCGCTCTGGGCGGCTATGGATCCGCCCTGGGTGGCTATGGATCGGGACTGAGCGGCTATGGTGGCTCCTACAACTCGAATCCCTACGCCCTGTCCTACTACAACAGCAGGCTGGGCGCTGGAGCCGGCACTGGGTATCCGTACTACAACACCCGGTTCGGAGCCGGTGGCTATCCATCCAGTTACTATACGAGCAACTACGGCAACAGCGTGGTGGGCGGCGGCTTGGGCGCTTTGGGCGGAGTGCCGCCCATCGGATCGGGCTATAACTACGGTTCCGGAATCTCGGGAACCGTCTACTAG